The proteins below are encoded in one region of Coffea arabica cultivar ET-39 chromosome 4c, Coffea Arabica ET-39 HiFi, whole genome shotgun sequence:
- the LOC113740301 gene encoding cyclic dof factor 3-like, giving the protein MKEIMEMKDPEIKLFGKKIALLENGKRILVVVPAAGEDSSSVSGGENSVGSDSDLSMDSRKAEDEKDQEKRETASDKDCPSGKLCSSEPRVKDPIAEELPILKSSSDSDGNSNNYSTDEDSPVKQPPKAENDQSDATDSQQKTLKKPDKILPCPRCNSMDTKFCYYNNYNINQPRHFCKSCQRYWTAGGTMRNVPVGAGRRKNKNSASHCRHITISEALQAARIDTPNGFHHLNFKPNGTVLSFGSDSPLCDSMASVLNLAEKKSPNGSQNGFYQLDHGISVSLKGTENGDDCSSGSSVTTSNSTVDGAKNGLQEPVMQQINGFPSPVSCLPGVPWAFPWSSTVPLPAICPPGFPMPFYPTPFWNCGVPGAWSIPWLPPVFPTGNQKNSGSGPNSPTLGKHSRNGELIKQNNPEGKDSQEQRASEGSILIPKTLRIDDPDEAAKSSIWTTLGINYDSISRGGLFKALQPKGDEKKHLTTASPVLQANPAALSRSVTFQESA; this is encoded by the exons atgaaggaaattatggAAATGAAGGACCCAGAAATCAAGCTTTTTGGGAAAAAGATTGCCTTGCTGGAGAACGGCAAGCGGATTCTTGTGGTGGTTCCGGCTGCCGGCGAGGACTCTTCTAGTGTTTCTGGCGGAGAAAACAGCGTCGGGTCGGATTCTGATCTGTCTATGGACAGCAGAAAAGCTGAAGATGAGAAAGATCAAGAGAAGCGAGAAACTGCTTCTGATAAG GATTGTCCATCTGGGAAGCTCTGCAGCTCAGAGCCACGAGTAAAGGATCCAATTGCAGAAGAATTACCAATTCTTAAAAGCTCATCAGATTCTGATGGAAACTCCAACAATTACTCCACAGATGAGGACTCTCCAGTAAAACAACCTCCAAAGGCTGAAAATGATCAGAGCGATGCTACTGATTCACAACAGAAAACTCTCAAGAAGCCAGATAAAATTCTTCCATGCCCTCGCTGTAATAGTATGGATACAAAATTCTGTTACTATAACAATTACAACATTAATCAGCCTCGCCATTTCTGCAAGAGCTGCCAGAGGTATTGGACCGCTGGGGGAACGATGAGGAATGTGCCGGTGGGAGCTGGTCGACGTAAAAATAAGAATTCTGCCTCACATTGTCGCCATATCACTATCTCTGAAGCCCTTCAAGCTGCTAGAATTGATACTCCAAATGGATTTCACCACTTGAACTTTAAACCCAATGGAACTGTGCTTTCTTTTGGTTCTGACTCCCCGCTTTGTGATTCCATGGCTTCAGTTTTGAATCTAGCAGAGAAGAAGTCACCAAATGGAAGCCAAAATGGATTCTATCAACTTGATCATGGAATTTCAGTTTCTTTAAAAGGGACGGAAAATGGTGACGATTGCTCTAGTGGTTCTTCTGTCACAACATCGAATTCAACGGTCGATGGAGCCAAAAATGGGCTCCAAGAGCCAGTTATGCAACAAATCAATGGGTTTCCATCTCCAGTTTCGTGTCTTCCTGGGGTCCCATGGGCTTTTCCCTGGAGTTCCACTGTTCCTTTGCCAGCCATTTGCCCCCCGGGGTTTCCCATGCCATTTTACCCCACTCCTTTTTGGAACTGCGGGGTGCCCGGTGCCTGGAGTATTCCATGGTTACCCCCTGTCTTTCCTAcaggaaaccaaaaaaattcaGGCTCTGGTCCTAATTCACCAACTTTAGGTAAGCACTCCAGAAATGGTGAGTTGATTAAACAAAACAATCCTGAGGGTAAAGATTCCCAAGAGCAGAGGGCTTCTGAAGGATCAATTCTGATTCCCAAAACTTTGAGGATTGATGATCCTGACGAAGCTGCAAAGAGTTCGATATGGACAACCCTTGGAATTAATTACGACTCTATCAGCAGGGGCGGGCTTTTCAAGGCCCTTCAACCAAAGGGTGATGAAAAGAAACACTTAACAACAGCATCGCCGGTGTTGCAAGCTAACCCTGCTGCCTTATCAAGGTCTGTGACCTTCCAAGAGAGTGCCTAA
- the LOC113739296 gene encoding zinc finger BED domain-containing protein RICESLEEPER 2-like codes for MWWHWNSCPSRKASLRQAAQQTKLNFQPANNAFPTVPPLHTEKFDMEKMREAAAHWILMHEHPFTILEEECLNIFLKRGMSEWQKITRGVAKNDCVAVYELEKKKLKNKLRNVKKIDSDWKLQKRVLNFVHMPPPRREVEIAASLFKCMKDWGIKQKIHTISVDNASANDVAIRVLRDDFSRSKKLLGGGKLFHVRCYAHILNLIVHISISEIVDIVNKIRNSVDFVNCSETRLLLFAEIAQQLQILGKKLLYDCRTRWNATFEMLSCAMKFKDIFPHFQDREPFYDSCPAYED; via the exons ATGTGGTGGCACTGGAACTCATGTCCATCTAGAAAAGCAAGTTTAAGACAAGCTGCACAACAAACAAAATTGAACTTTCAACCGGCTAATAACGCATTTCCTACTGTACCACCTTTGCATACCGAGAAATTTGACATGGAGAAAATGAGAGAAGCAGCTGCACATTGGATTTTGATGCACGAACATCCCTTTACCATTCTGGAAGAAGAATGTTTGAATATTTTTCTAAAGCGTGGAATGTCCGAGTGGCAGAAGATCACCAGAGGAGTAGCAAAAAATGATTGTGTAGCAGTCTATGAACTTGAGAAAAAGAAGCTGAAGAACAagttgagaaatgtgaaaaag ATTGACTCGGATTGGAAGCTACAAAAGAGAGTGCTCAACTTTGTTCACATGCCACCTCCTAGACGAGAGGTTGAGATTGCTGCTTCACTCTTCAAGTGTATGAAGGATTGGGGTATCAAGCAGAAGATACACACAATTTCAGTTGACAATGCTTCGGCCAATGATGTGGCTATTAGAGTTTTGCGGGATGATTTTAGTAGATCGAAAAAGCTATTAGGTGGTGGCAAGTTGTTTCATGTTCGATGCTATGCGCATATCTTGAACCTTATTGTTCACATCAGCATTTCTGAGATTGTGGATATTGtaaacaaaattagaaacagTGTCGATTTTGTCAATTGCTCAGAGACTAGATTATTGTTGTTCGCTGAGATTGCACAACAACTTCAAATATTGGGGAAGAAATTGCTTTATGATTGTCGAACAAGATGGAATGCCACCTTCGAAATGCTAAGTTGTGCTATGAAGTTCAAAGATATTTTTCCTCATTTTCAAGATAGAGAGCCATTCTATGATTCTTGTCCAGCTTATGAGGATtga
- the LOC140004848 gene encoding zinc finger BED domain-containing protein RICESLEEPER 3-like, translated as MVGKIKVKFDKYWGECNLLMAIATILDPRQKTRVVEFAFPQMFPSFEAQEHISSVKKVLFELYDEYANLNAIEKENVVHSCASKRPQKNATSSSRWVDFDEYCDEMETTEPQRSELSGGKAIGLHIQYCPKIAADILAIPVTIVASEATFNAKTRVIDSYRASLHSDTVQVLLCAGTGVESFIGSQRK; from the exons ATGGTTGGAAAGATAAAGGTCAAGTTCGACAAATATTGGGGTGAATGCAATTTGTTAATGGCTATTGCTACCATTCTAGATCCAAGGCAGAAAACGAGAGTTGTTGAATTCGCCTTCCCTCAAATGTTTCCATCTTTTGAGGCACAAGAACATATTTCCAGTGTGAAGAAAGTTTTATTTGAGCTTTATGATGAGTATGCAAATTTGAAtgcaattgaaaaagaaaatgtagtCCACTCATGTGCTTCAAAAAGGCCACAAAAAAATGCAACATCTTCTTCTAGATGGGTTGACTTTGATGAGTACTGTGACGAAATGGAAACTACCGAGCCACAGAGATCTGAATTG AGTGGTGGAAAAGCAATAGGGTTGCATATCCAATATTGTCCCAAAATAGCGGCTGACATCTTGGCTATTCCTGTAACTATAGTGGCATCTGAGGCCACATTTAATGCCAAAACTCGAGTTATTGATAGTTATCGTGCTTCCCTTCATTCAGATACAGTTCAGGTGTTGTTGTGTGCAGGAACTGGTGTAGAAAGCTTCATAGGATCTCAAAGAAAGTGA